A DNA window from Sporosarcina sp. ANT_H38 contains the following coding sequences:
- a CDS encoding GNAT family N-acetyltransferase, translating to MNRGNVKIVSLNADNWYDCCELEVSKEQKEFIEPNAISIAQTKFELTLKPYAIYAEEKVVGFLMYNSVQEELDGYWVYRIMVDKQFQGKGIGKTATKLMMLEMATSDNAKKIVVGYHPENLGAHKMYASLGFIDYGDRFGKEMAVVKYITD from the coding sequence ATGAATAGAGGGAATGTTAAAATTGTATCATTAAATGCCGACAACTGGTATGACTGTTGTGAATTAGAGGTATCAAAAGAACAAAAAGAATTTATTGAGCCAAATGCTATTTCAATAGCTCAAACAAAGTTCGAACTTACGTTAAAGCCATATGCTATCTATGCTGAAGAAAAAGTAGTCGGCTTTTTGATGTACAATTCTGTTCAAGAAGAACTTGATGGTTATTGGGTATATAGAATAATGGTTGATAAGCAATTTCAAGGGAAAGGTATAGGTAAAACCGCTACTAAACTAATGATGTTAGAAATGGCAACATCGGACAATGCAAAAAAAATTGTTGTAGGTTATCATCCAGAAAACTTGGGCGCGCATAAAATGTACGCTAGTTTAGGATTTATTGACTATGGTGATAGATTTGGTAAAGAAATGGCTGTAGTAAAATATATAACTGATTGA
- a CDS encoding isoprenylcysteine carboxyl methyltransferase family protein → MIFFIVISIVIIQRLVELVVAKRNEKWMRSQGAFEAGAAHYPIMVSMHIAFFISLLAEDFLFDRSVSSVWILFLVIFLVAQVARIWCLASLGKFWNTKIIILPGADVVQKGPYKWVRHPNYIIVTTELLVLPLMFGAYITAIIFTLLNAWMLSVRIPAEEKALKEATNYSKKFSLE, encoded by the coding sequence ATGATATTTTTCATAGTCATTTCAATTGTTATCATACAGCGCCTTGTTGAACTGGTTGTCGCGAAACGCAATGAGAAATGGATGCGCAGCCAAGGAGCATTTGAAGCAGGTGCCGCTCACTACCCCATTATGGTTTCCATGCATATCGCATTTTTCATTTCCCTTCTTGCGGAAGACTTTCTGTTCGATAGATCAGTGTCGTCAGTATGGATTTTATTTCTCGTCATTTTTCTAGTGGCGCAGGTGGCACGGATTTGGTGCCTTGCTTCACTCGGAAAGTTTTGGAATACCAAAATCATCATCTTACCGGGTGCGGACGTTGTGCAGAAAGGTCCTTATAAGTGGGTGCGCCACCCTAATTATATAATCGTGACGACTGAGCTATTGGTGCTTCCTCTCATGTTCGGCGCTTATATAACTGCAATCATTTTCACATTGTTGAATGCATGGATGTTATCAGTGCGAATTCCTGCAGAAGAGAAAGCACTGAAAGAAGCAACCAATTACAGCAAAAAGTTTTCTTTGGAGTGA
- a CDS encoding NUDIX hydrolase, whose product MNKVNVVYALIYKEDEQKVLMVNNKGSGWSLPGGDVEEGETLELAIIREAQEETGLTIEVESIVAVNEAFFNAKGQHALFLTFKAIIVSGECLIQDEEEISEIKWVDLPTANGLMPYHPGGVERLLKSSSPYTIQV is encoded by the coding sequence ATGAACAAAGTAAATGTTGTCTATGCACTTATTTATAAAGAAGACGAGCAAAAAGTACTAATGGTAAATAACAAAGGAAGCGGTTGGTCACTTCCTGGAGGTGACGTAGAAGAGGGGGAAACGTTAGAGCTGGCAATTATTCGTGAAGCCCAGGAAGAAACAGGTTTGACGATTGAAGTGGAGAGTATTGTGGCGGTGAATGAAGCATTCTTTAATGCAAAAGGCCAACATGCTTTATTTCTAACATTTAAGGCAATAATCGTATCTGGGGAATGCTTAATTCAAGACGAAGAAGAAATTTCTGAAATAAAGTGGGTAGATTTGCCGACAGCGAATGGGTTAATGCCTTATCATCCTGGTGGGGTAGAAAGATTACTTAAATCATCTTCTCCTTATACAATTCAAGTGTAA
- a CDS encoding type III polyketide synthase, whose amino-acid sequence MPKILSVSTFKPPHEVKQQQAVELTRSLFSEKYTDIERLLKVFQNGDIETRNVSMPLEWYGRAHDFEERNSIYIQHAVEFGVQAVQSCLQGNGMLDGAIEPSMIDAIFFISSSGISTPSIEARIMNRLPFRDDTKRVPIWGLGCAGGAAGVSRAHEYCLAFPKANVLVLSVELCSLTFQKEDYSKSNLVGVSLFSDGIACALISGDKSSVKVKKAMPKVIATTSKLLPDSEDVMGWEVKNSGLYVVFSKSIPAVITNWLGPFVHEFLSGHELTKDDITHFVAHPGGKKVLEAYESALGFDQNKTDISRDVLRHNGNMSSPTILYVLEKFIESEPIAGEYGLMAALGPGFCGELLLLKWE is encoded by the coding sequence ATGCCGAAAATTCTTTCTGTCAGCACATTCAAACCGCCTCATGAAGTGAAACAGCAGCAGGCCGTTGAGTTAACCCGATCACTTTTCAGTGAAAAGTATACTGATATTGAACGGCTTTTGAAAGTCTTTCAAAATGGAGATATTGAGACGCGTAATGTGTCGATGCCGCTTGAATGGTACGGGAGAGCGCATGATTTCGAAGAGAGAAACAGTATATATATTCAACATGCAGTCGAATTCGGTGTCCAAGCCGTACAATCATGCCTCCAAGGGAATGGCATGCTCGATGGAGCGATTGAACCTTCTATGATCGACGCTATCTTTTTCATTTCAAGCAGCGGAATTTCCACACCAAGCATTGAAGCACGCATTATGAACCGGCTTCCTTTTCGAGATGATACGAAACGTGTTCCTATTTGGGGGCTGGGTTGTGCAGGGGGTGCTGCAGGAGTTAGTAGAGCGCATGAATATTGCCTTGCATTTCCCAAGGCTAATGTCCTCGTTCTCTCCGTTGAATTATGCAGTTTGACGTTTCAAAAAGAAGACTATTCAAAAAGTAATCTAGTAGGTGTCTCACTGTTTTCCGATGGGATTGCATGCGCATTAATATCGGGCGATAAATCTTCGGTGAAAGTAAAAAAAGCGATGCCAAAGGTTATTGCTACCACTTCAAAACTATTACCGGATTCCGAGGACGTTATGGGTTGGGAAGTGAAAAACTCCGGACTGTATGTTGTTTTCTCAAAAAGCATTCCTGCTGTCATAACAAATTGGCTCGGACCTTTCGTCCATGAGTTCCTGAGTGGACACGAACTAACAAAAGATGATATTACACACTTCGTTGCACACCCAGGAGGAAAAAAGGTACTTGAAGCATACGAATCAGCATTAGGATTCGATCAAAACAAAACGGACATTTCCCGCGATGTTTTACGGCACAACGGCAATATGTCGTCCCCTACTATTCTTTACGTTTTAGAAAAGTTCATTGAAAGCGAGCCCATTGCCGGTGAGTATGGACTAATGGCTGCACTTGGCCCTGGATTTTGCGGTGAACTGCTGCTATTGAAATGGGAATGA
- a CDS encoding GlsB/YeaQ/YmgE family stress response membrane protein: MGLLLYLIIGGIIGWFAGLVIGKDMPGGIIGNVIAGIIGAWIGGRLLGDWGPKLADFYIVPAIIGALFVVIIVSFIMKSMRKRW, translated from the coding sequence ATGGGGTTACTATTATATTTAATAATTGGTGGAATCATTGGTTGGTTTGCAGGATTAGTTATAGGTAAAGATATGCCAGGTGGAATCATAGGGAATGTGATTGCTGGAATTATTGGTGCATGGATTGGTGGTAGATTGCTAGGGGATTGGGGTCCGAAACTTGCTGATTTTTACATTGTACCCGCCATTATCGGAGCACTTTTCGTAGTAATTATTGTGAGTTTTATTATGAAATCCATGCGTAAAAGATGGTAA